In one Borrelia hispanica CRI genomic region, the following are encoded:
- a CDS encoding complement regulator-acquiring protein → MRNNILSNIFSIFVLTALIFIACNPGSSAGGDGQSEGASGDSAKQSVLSELFKKVAGEGKVNEGKSEPDNTQYGLKDSVFKIIKDDKNKTYDADEKQDSRYKFYGSLSWKKEAIEGLGIVLAEIGKNVTYKDTWPKNLVEVGEKVQGVIQVAFKQIEDKKEKLNTLSLEKINEVNDKVKKLEEARNTWTTFVAGLLKDYSADKGSIKTTMQKLIDDYLTPKYNDSLSGLITSSEKLGEDIKKILE, encoded by the coding sequence ATGAGAAACAATATTTTAAGTAATATTTTTAGTATATTTGTTTTAACAGCATTGATATTTATTGCTTGTAATCCAGGTAGTAGTGCTGGTGGTGATGGACAATCAGAAGGTGCGAGTGGCGATAGTGCTAAGCAATCAGTATTAAGTGAGCTTTTCAAAAAGGTTGCAGGTGAAGGAAAGGTAAACGAAGGTAAAAGCGAGCCTGATAATACTCAATATGGATTAAAAGACAGTGTATTTAAAATAATAAAGGATGACAAGAATAAAACTTATGATGCAGATGAAAAGCAAGATTCAAGATATAAATTTTATGGATCTTTGAGCTGGAAAAAAGAAGCAATTGAAGGCCTTGGGATAGTACTTGCAGAAATAGGGAAAAACGTAACTTATAAAGACACTTGGCCTAAAAATCTTGTAGAGGTAGGAGAAAAAGTACAAGGAGTAATTCAGGTTGCATTTAAACAAATAGAAGACAAAAAAGAAAAGCTTAATACCCTAAGCCTTGAAAAAATAAATGAGGTTAATGACAAAGTAAAAAAACTTGAAGAGGCAAGAAATACCTGGACAACATTTGTAGCTGGTTTACTTAAAGATTATAGTGCTGATAAAGGTAGTATCAAAACTACTATGCAAAAGTTGATAGATGATTACCTAACTCCAAAATATAATGATTCTCTTTCTGGGCTTATTACAAGCAGTGAAAAGTTAGGGGAAGATATTAAGAAAATATTAGAATAA
- a CDS encoding complement regulator-acquiring protein, translated as MRNNILKNIITISALTAFMLTSCNTDGTLAIPTGSQKGGADTKTSGDGPSNIPRADGDVNGDVNGDVNGGVNGGVDDGAKQLADLIVVLTTKVEKEVKVNKDGKEPDNTQYGLKDSVFKLIKDDKQKTYDEDTNKDTRHKFYGSLSWKKEAIKGLGEVLAKLAGEAAYKDTWPKNLVEVGEKVQGVIQVTFKQIEDKKEKLNTLSLEKINELNDQVKKLEEARNTWITFVDDLIKDYKADKDSIKTTVKNLVDKYLTPKYTDPLSGLIKSSKQLGEEMKKILDEIN; from the coding sequence ATGAGAAATAACATTTTAAAGAACATAATTACTATATCTGCTTTAACAGCATTTATGCTTACCAGTTGTAATACTGATGGGACTTTGGCTATACCAACTGGTAGTCAAAAAGGTGGTGCAGATACTAAAACAAGTGGTGATGGTCCATCAAATATCCCAAGAGCTGATGGTGATGTTAATGGTGATGTTAATGGTGATGTTAATGGTGGTGTTAATGGTGGTGTTGATGATGGGGCTAAACAATTAGCAGATTTGATAGTTGTACTTACAACAAAAGTTGAAAAGGAAGTAAAGGTAAATAAAGATGGTAAAGAGCCTGATAATACTCAATATGGATTAAAAGACAGCGTATTTAAATTAATAAAGGATGATAAGCAGAAAACTTATGATGAAGATACAAATAAAGATACAAGACATAAATTTTATGGATCTTTGAGCTGGAAAAAAGAAGCAATTAAAGGCCTTGGAGAAGTACTTGCAAAGCTAGCAGGAGAGGCAGCTTATAAAGATACTTGGCCTAAAAATCTTGTAGAGGTGGGAGAAAAAGTACAAGGAGTAATTCAGGTTACATTTAAACAAATAGAAGACAAAAAAGAAAAGCTTAATACTTTAAGCCTTGAAAAAATAAATGAACTTAATGATCAAGTAAAAAAACTTGAAGAAGCAAGAAATACCTGGATAACATTTGTAGATGATTTAATTAAAGATTATAAGGCTGATAAAGATAGCATCAAAACTACTGTAAAAAATTTGGTAGATAAATACCTAACTCCAAAATACACTGATCCTCTTTCTGGGCTTATTAAAAGCAGTAAACAATTAGGGGAAGAGATGAAGAAAATATTAGATGAAATAAATTAA